One region of Roseovarius faecimaris genomic DNA includes:
- the dnaA gene encoding chromosomal replication initiator protein DnaA, with protein MTKEEWGQLKQDLRSTVGASNYKNWIEPLDYVGVTDGIAVFHVPTSFMGNYVSQNFGDRILYQINQMSSDVRRVQFKVPANAPRRPTRTAPQPEAAAARQEDDMLIPTAPLDERFTFETFVVGKPNELAHAAAKRVAEGGPVTFNPLFLYGGVGLGKTHLMHAIAWELQENRPELNVVYLSAEQFMYRFVQALRDRKMMDFKQMFRSVDVLMVDDVQFIAGKESTQEEFFHTFNALVDQNKQIIISGDRAPGEIKNLEERIKSRLQCGLVVDLHPTDYELRLGILQSKVDRYRAQYPDLDMADGVLEFLAHRISTNVRVLEGALTRLFAFASLVKQEVTLELTQDCLADVLRASERKISIEEIQRRVAEHYNIRLSEMIGPKRLRNFARPRQVAMYLCKQLTSRSLPEIGRRFGGRDHTTVMHGVKRIDELRIQDAQIAEDLEILRRTLES; from the coding sequence ATGACGAAAGAAGAATGGGGCCAGCTGAAGCAAGATCTGCGGAGCACTGTCGGGGCAAGCAACTACAAGAACTGGATTGAACCGCTTGACTATGTCGGCGTAACCGACGGGATCGCCGTGTTTCATGTCCCGACCAGTTTCATGGGCAATTACGTGTCGCAGAATTTCGGCGACCGCATTCTCTACCAGATCAACCAGATGTCGTCGGATGTGCGCCGGGTGCAGTTCAAGGTACCTGCCAACGCCCCGCGCCGCCCGACCCGCACAGCGCCCCAGCCCGAAGCCGCGGCCGCCAGGCAAGAGGATGACATGCTCATCCCGACCGCTCCGCTGGATGAGCGCTTCACCTTCGAGACCTTCGTCGTCGGCAAGCCGAACGAGCTCGCCCATGCCGCCGCCAAACGCGTGGCAGAGGGCGGCCCGGTCACCTTCAACCCGCTCTTTCTCTATGGCGGCGTCGGCCTGGGCAAAACGCACCTGATGCACGCCATCGCCTGGGAATTGCAGGAAAACCGCCCCGAGCTGAATGTCGTCTACCTGTCGGCGGAACAGTTCATGTACCGCTTCGTGCAGGCCCTGCGCGACCGCAAGATGATGGATTTCAAGCAGATGTTCCGCTCGGTCGATGTGCTGATGGTGGATGACGTGCAATTCATCGCCGGCAAGGAAAGCACACAAGAGGAATTCTTCCACACGTTCAACGCGCTGGTGGATCAGAACAAGCAGATCATCATTTCCGGCGACCGCGCCCCGGGCGAGATCAAGAACCTCGAAGAGCGCATCAAATCGCGCCTGCAATGCGGGCTGGTGGTGGATCTGCATCCCACCGATTACGAACTGCGCCTGGGCATCCTGCAATCCAAGGTCGACCGCTATCGCGCCCAATATCCGGATCTCGACATGGCCGACGGTGTGCTGGAATTTCTGGCCCACCGGATCAGCACCAATGTCCGCGTGCTCGAAGGCGCGCTGACCCGGCTTTTCGCCTTTGCCTCGCTGGTCAAGCAGGAGGTGACGCTGGAGCTGACCCAGGATTGTCTGGCCGATGTGCTGCGCGCCTCCGAGCGCAAGATTTCCATCGAGGAAATCCAGCGCCGCGTGGCCGAACATTACAACATCCGCCTGAGCGAGATGATCGGCCCCAAACGCCTGCGCAATTTTGCCCGGCCGCGGCAGGTGGCGATGTATCTGTGCAAGCAGCTTACCTCGCGCAGTTTGCCCGAGATCGGCCGCCGCTTTGGCGGGCGTGACCACACGACGGTCATGCATGGGGTCAAACGGATCGACGAGCTGCGCATCCAGGACGCCCAGATCGCCGAAGACCTCGAAATCCTGCGCCGCACGCTCGAAAGCTGA
- a CDS encoding inorganic phosphate transporter → MSNNDFEPRHLETLDRDLGRLSNLEMATAYVGRPLVAPAIGLIFIIMACLLAMLLLGETTNTFIIVVAAGFGAYMALNIGANDVANNMGPAVGANALTMGGAIAIAAIFESAGALLAGGDVVSTIAKGIIAPESMQTASVFVWAMLAALLSAALWVNLATWIGAPVSTTHSVVGGVMGSGIAAAGFAAVNWATMSKIAASWVISPVLGGLIAAAFLWLIKARIIYQEDKIAAARKWVPILVGIMAGAFATYLAMKGLKKVIKIDLGTAVMIGAMIGVAIWLVMIPVIRRQSEGLENRNRSLKVLFGIPLVISAALLSFAHGANDVANAVGPLAAIVQASQSGNFTDAVSIPLWVMVIGAMGISFGLFLFGPKLIRMVGSQITKLNPMRAYCVALSAAITVIVASWLGLPVSSTHIAVGGVFGVGFFREWDSARRMRNARLAIPDPAEQPTEERRRRKLVRRSHFMTIISAWIITVPAAAGLSAVIFLVIRSISGGS, encoded by the coding sequence ATGTCGAACAACGATTTTGAGCCGCGTCACCTTGAGACGCTGGACCGCGACCTTGGGCGCCTGTCCAATCTGGAAATGGCCACCGCCTATGTCGGCCGGCCCCTTGTCGCCCCGGCCATCGGGCTGATTTTCATCATCATGGCCTGCCTGCTGGCGATGCTGCTGCTGGGCGAGACCACCAACACCTTCATCATCGTGGTGGCCGCCGGGTTCGGCGCCTACATGGCGCTGAATATCGGGGCCAATGACGTGGCCAACAATATGGGCCCCGCCGTCGGCGCAAATGCCCTGACGATGGGCGGGGCCATCGCCATTGCCGCCATCTTTGAAAGCGCCGGTGCGCTTCTCGCGGGGGGCGACGTGGTATCGACCATCGCCAAGGGCATCATCGCGCCCGAAAGCATGCAGACGGCCTCGGTCTTTGTCTGGGCAATGCTGGCGGCACTCCTGTCTGCCGCGCTCTGGGTCAACCTGGCCACCTGGATCGGCGCGCCAGTCTCGACCACCCATTCGGTCGTTGGCGGCGTCATGGGCTCGGGCATCGCCGCGGCGGGCTTTGCTGCGGTCAACTGGGCCACGATGAGCAAGATCGCCGCAAGCTGGGTCATCTCGCCCGTGCTTGGCGGGCTGATCGCCGCCGCGTTCCTCTGGCTGATCAAGGCGCGGATCATCTATCAGGAGGACAAGATCGCCGCGGCCCGCAAATGGGTGCCGATCCTTGTGGGCATCATGGCAGGCGCCTTTGCCACATACCTCGCGATGAAAGGCTTGAAAAAGGTCATCAAGATCGACCTCGGCACCGCCGTGATGATCGGCGCGATGATCGGCGTGGCCATCTGGCTGGTGATGATCCCTGTGATCCGCCGGCAATCCGAAGGTCTGGAAAACCGCAACCGCTCGCTCAAGGTGCTCTTCGGCATTCCGCTGGTGATCTCGGCAGCGTTGCTGAGCTTCGCACACGGTGCCAATGACGTGGCCAATGCGGTGGGCCCGCTCGCCGCCATCGTCCAGGCCAGCCAGTCGGGCAACTTCACCGATGCGGTCTCGATCCCGCTCTGGGTCATGGTCATCGGGGCGATGGGCATCTCTTTCGGCCTGTTCCTCTTTGGCCCGAAACTGATCCGCATGGTCGGCAGCCAGATCACCAAGCTCAACCCGATGCGCGCCTATTGCGTGGCGCTGTCGGCGGCGATCACCGTGATCGTGGCAAGCTGGCTCGGCCTGCCGGTCAGCTCCACCCACATCGCCGTTGGCGGCGTTTTTGGCGTCGGCTTCTTCCGCGAATGGGACAGCGCGCGGCGCATGCGCAACGCCCGTCTGGCCATCCCCGACCCGGCCGAGCAGCCGACCGAAGAGCGCCGCCGCCGCAAGCTCGTGCGCCGGTCGCATTTCATGACCATCATCTCGGCCTGGATCATCACCGTGCCCGCCGCTGCCGGGCTGTCGGCGGTGATCTTCCTTGTAATCCGGTCGATCTCGGGCGGCTCGTAA
- the dnaN gene encoding DNA polymerase III subunit beta has protein sequence MKFSIERGALLKAVSQAQSVVERRNTIPILANVLIEAEGDTVQFRATDLDIEVVDKAPAKVERAGATTVSAVTLHEIVRKLPDGALVTLSDDSAAGRLAVEAGRSNFNLATLPKEDFPVMASSEYASNFKAKAAELRRLFDKSKFAISTEETRYYLNGVYMHVADADGGKQLRCVATDGHRLARIDADLPEGAADMPGVIVPRKTVGELRKLLDEDDMDIAVSVSETKVRFATPEIILTSKVIDGTFPDYTRVIPTGNTRKMEVDAAEFAQAVDRVATVSSERSRAVKLALDEDRLVLSVNAPDSGAAEEELAVAYGDERLEIGFNAKYLLEIASQVDRENAVFLFNSAGDPTLMREGNDTSAVYVVMPMRV, from the coding sequence ATGAAATTCTCCATCGAACGCGGCGCGCTGCTCAAGGCTGTGTCACAGGCACAATCCGTCGTCGAGAGGCGCAACACGATCCCGATCCTCGCCAATGTGCTGATCGAGGCCGAGGGCGACACCGTTCAGTTCCGCGCCACCGACCTCGATATCGAAGTGGTCGACAAGGCCCCGGCCAAGGTCGAGCGCGCAGGCGCCACCACGGTCAGCGCCGTGACCCTGCACGAGATCGTGCGCAAACTGCCCGATGGTGCGCTGGTCACGCTCAGCGATGACAGCGCCGCAGGGCGTCTGGCGGTCGAGGCGGGGCGGTCGAATTTCAACCTCGCCACCCTGCCCAAGGAAGATTTCCCGGTGATGGCGTCGTCGGAATATGCCTCCAACTTCAAGGCCAAGGCGGCCGAACTGCGCCGCCTCTTCGACAAGTCCAAATTTGCCATTTCCACCGAAGAAACCCGCTATTACCTCAACGGGGTCTATATGCATGTGGCGGATGCCGATGGCGGCAAGCAACTGCGCTGTGTCGCCACCGACGGGCACCGCCTGGCCCGGATCGACGCCGATCTGCCCGAAGGCGCCGCCGACATGCCCGGCGTGATCGTGCCGCGCAAGACCGTGGGCGAGTTGCGCAAGCTTCTGGATGAGGACGACATGGATATCGCTGTCTCGGTGTCCGAGACGAAAGTGCGCTTTGCCACGCCCGAGATCATCCTGACCTCCAAGGTGATCGACGGCACCTTCCCCGATTACACCCGCGTCATTCCCACCGGCAACACCCGCAAGATGGAGGTGGACGCCGCCGAGTTTGCGCAGGCCGTGGACCGGGTGGCGACCGTCAGCTCCGAACGCTCGCGCGCGGTGAAACTGGCGCTGGACGAGGATCGGCTGGTGCTCTCGGTCAACGCCCCCGACAGTGGCGCGGCAGAGGAAGAGCTGGCCGTGGCCTATGGCGACGAACGGCTTGAGATCGGCTTTAACGCCAAATACCTGCTGGAGATTGCCAGCCAGGTGGACCGCGAGAACGCCGTGTTCCTGTTCAACTCCGCAGGCGATCCGACGCTGATGCGCGAAGGCAATGACACATCGGCGGTTTATGTGGTCATGCCGATGCGCGTCTGA
- the recF gene encoding DNA replication/repair protein RecF (All proteins in this family for which functions are known are DNA-binding proteins that assist the filamentation of RecA onto DNA for the initiation of recombination or recombinational repair.) → MALYLSSLSLSHFRSHLGAKLTLDARPVAIYGPNGAGKTNILEAVSLFSPGRGLRRGAAQDMVRRPEALGWKLTGILHSLYQTHEVEIWSEGGAARQLRIDGKAASQVALGRIARVLWLIPAMDRLWIEGADGRRRFLDRITLSFIPSHAEVSLVYEKAMRERNRLLKDQVRDGHWYVAVEKQMAEAGSAIHANRQAALELIQGAQDEAETAFPTAELELTMTEGEMPANATDFREALSESRFRDLAAGRTLIGPHRADLYGVYAAKGVPARDCSTGEQKALLVSLILANGRALKRDFGAPPILLLDEVAAHLDATRRAALYDEICALGSQAWMTGTGPELFTELGDRAQHLEVTEAEGTSAVMQHS, encoded by the coding sequence ATGGCCCTTTACCTGTCCTCCTTGTCGCTCTCGCATTTCCGGTCGCATCTCGGGGCGAAGCTGACGCTCGATGCGCGCCCTGTCGCGATCTACGGGCCCAATGGCGCGGGCAAGACCAACATCCTCGAAGCGGTTTCGCTGTTTTCTCCCGGGCGCGGGCTCCGGCGGGGGGCCGCGCAGGACATGGTCCGCAGGCCCGAGGCGCTGGGCTGGAAGCTGACCGGCATCCTGCACTCGCTCTACCAGACCCACGAGGTCGAGATCTGGTCCGAAGGCGGGGCCGCGCGCCAGCTGAGGATCGACGGCAAGGCGGCAAGCCAGGTGGCGCTGGGCCGCATCGCGCGGGTGCTCTGGCTGATCCCCGCGATGGACCGGCTCTGGATCGAAGGGGCGGACGGGCGGCGGCGGTTCCTCGACCGGATCACGCTCAGCTTCATCCCGTCCCATGCCGAGGTCTCGCTTGTCTACGAAAAGGCCATGCGCGAACGCAACCGCCTGCTGAAGGACCAGGTGCGCGACGGGCATTGGTATGTCGCGGTCGAAAAACAGATGGCCGAGGCGGGCAGCGCCATTCATGCCAACCGGCAGGCCGCGCTTGAGCTTATTCAGGGCGCGCAGGATGAGGCAGAGACAGCCTTTCCAACCGCCGAGCTGGAGCTGACCATGACCGAGGGCGAAATGCCCGCCAACGCCACCGATTTCCGCGAGGCGCTCTCGGAAAGCCGCTTTCGCGACCTCGCCGCGGGGCGCACGCTCATTGGCCCGCACCGCGCGGATCTTTACGGGGTCTATGCGGCCAAGGGCGTGCCTGCCCGCGATTGCTCCACCGGCGAACAGAAGGCGCTTCTGGTTTCGCTCATCCTCGCCAATGGCCGCGCGCTCAAACGTGACTTCGGCGCGCCTCCCATCCTGCTGCTTGATGAGGTGGCCGCCCATCTCGATGCCACCCGCCGTGCCGCGCTTTATGACGAGATTTGCGCGCTTGGCTCTCAGGCGTGGATGACCGGCACCGGGCCCGAGCTTTTTACCGAGCTGGGCGACCGCGCGCAGCACCTTGAGGTGACCGAGGCAGAGGGAACAAGCGCGGTGATGCAGCATTCATAG
- a CDS encoding nucleotidyltransferase domain-containing protein, whose translation MTDTAVSPQMRAAIVARLKDIEAEEQVRILFAIESGSRAWGFHSPDSDYDVRFVYARPVEWHYRLEKTRDVIERPIDDELDISGWELGKALGLAMRSNAVIAEWLQSPITYLADTEAVQQLTAFARDVLDRRSVTWHYLALLERQRSRLAAPEGGIRIKRYFYVLRPSLALRWMRLNDQAMPPMDMATLRAGCDLSPDLAASLDRLTQQKMAAKERAESAGSDPLLDRFIAGEEVAARDWLSRSESRAQPRDWQAANALHMALSRRAG comes from the coding sequence ATGACCGATACCGCCGTCAGTCCGCAGATGCGCGCCGCGATCGTGGCGCGCCTGAAGGATATCGAGGCTGAAGAGCAGGTGCGTATCCTCTTCGCCATCGAATCCGGCTCTCGCGCCTGGGGGTTCCATTCACCCGACAGCGATTATGATGTCCGGTTTGTCTATGCCCGCCCGGTCGAATGGCATTACCGGCTGGAAAAGACCCGCGATGTCATTGAGCGGCCTATCGACGACGAACTCGACATCTCCGGCTGGGAACTGGGCAAGGCACTGGGTCTGGCGATGCGCTCCAACGCCGTCATCGCCGAATGGCTGCAATCCCCCATCACCTATCTGGCCGATACAGAGGCGGTGCAACAGCTTACCGCCTTTGCGCGCGATGTGCTCGACCGCCGCTCTGTCACCTGGCATTACCTGGCGCTGCTTGAGCGTCAGAGGTCGCGGCTGGCGGCCCCGGAGGGCGGGATCCGGATCAAGCGGTATTTCTACGTGTTGCGCCCGTCTCTGGCACTGCGCTGGATGCGGCTCAACGATCAGGCGATGCCGCCGATGGACATGGCAACCCTGCGCGCCGGATGTGATCTCTCGCCCGATCTTGCCGCGTCGCTGGACCGGTTGACCCAGCAGAAGATGGCCGCGAAAGAGCGCGCCGAAAGCGCCGGGTCCGATCCGCTTCTGGACCGCTTCATCGCGGGCGAAGAGGTGGCTGCGCGCGATTGGCTGTCGCGCTCGGAAAGTCGGGCGCAGCCGCGTGACTGGCAGGCCGCAAACGCCCTGCACATGGCCCTGTCGCGTCGCGCCGGGTGA
- the gyrB gene encoding DNA topoisomerase (ATP-hydrolyzing) subunit B: MAEPAAAPEEYGADSIKVLKGLEAVRKRPGMYIGDTDDGSGLHHMVYEVVDNGIDEALAGHADAVTVTIHADSSVSVSDNGRGIPVETHEEEGVSAAEVIMTQLHAGGKFDSNSYKVSGGLHGVGVSVVNALSDWLELRIWRGGKEHYARFEGGDTVEHLRVVGEANGRKGTEVRFLASTNTFSNLDYSFETLEKRLRELAFLNSGVRIILTDERPAEPLRTELHYEGGVKEFVKYLDRHKTPMVPEPIFITGERDDIGVEVAMWWNDSYHETVLPFTNNIPQRDGGTHMAGFRGALTRTINNYAQTSGIAKKEKVSFTGDDAREGLTCVLSVKVPDPKFSSQTKDKLVSSEVRPAVEGLMNEKLAEWFEENPNEAKMIVGKIIEAALAREAARKARELTRRKTAMDVNYLAGKLKDCSEKDPSKTELFIVEGDSAGGSAQTGRDRGTQAILPLKGKILNVERARFDRMLSSQEIGNLVMALGTGIGRDEFDISKLRYHKIVLMTDADVDGAHIRTLLLTFFYRQMPELIEGGYLYIAQPPLFKVSRGKSEVYLKDQPALEDYLIAQGTEDAVLRLGSGEEIMGQDLVRVVEEARTAKRILEAFPTHYPRHILEQAAIAEAFVPGRVDADLQGVADAIAARLDLIAVEYERGWQGRPTQDHGIRLTRVLRGVEEVRTLDGPVLRGGEARKIATITDSLREVYTRPATLHRKDRSQIINGPLDLLDAILQEGEKGLALQRYKGLGEMNPDQLWETTLDPEARTLLQVKVDDVADADDLFTKLMGDVVEPRREFIQQNALNVENLDF; this comes from the coding sequence ATGGCGGAACCGGCAGCGGCACCCGAAGAATACGGCGCTGATTCTATCAAAGTTCTCAAGGGCTTGGAGGCTGTTCGCAAACGGCCCGGGATGTATATCGGGGATACCGATGACGGCTCGGGCCTGCATCATATGGTCTATGAGGTCGTCGACAACGGCATCGATGAGGCGCTCGCCGGTCACGCCGACGCCGTGACAGTCACAATTCACGCAGATTCCTCTGTGTCTGTTAGCGATAACGGCCGCGGCATCCCTGTTGAGACGCACGAAGAAGAAGGTGTTTCGGCGGCGGAAGTCATCATGACCCAGCTCCATGCGGGCGGGAAGTTTGACAGTAATTCCTACAAGGTTTCCGGGGGGTTGCATGGTGTTGGCGTGTCGGTGGTCAACGCGCTCAGCGACTGGCTGGAGCTGCGGATCTGGCGCGGCGGCAAAGAGCATTACGCCCGGTTCGAGGGCGGCGACACCGTGGAGCATCTGCGCGTGGTCGGCGAAGCCAATGGGCGCAAAGGCACCGAAGTACGCTTCCTCGCCTCCACCAACACGTTCTCAAATCTCGACTATTCCTTTGAAACTCTTGAGAAAAGACTCCGTGAGCTGGCCTTTCTCAACTCCGGTGTGCGGATCATCCTGACCGACGAACGCCCCGCCGAACCCCTGCGCACCGAGCTGCATTACGAGGGCGGCGTCAAGGAATTCGTCAAATATCTCGACCGGCACAAAACTCCGATGGTCCCAGAGCCGATCTTCATCACCGGAGAGCGTGACGATATCGGCGTCGAGGTGGCGATGTGGTGGAATGACAGCTACCACGAAACGGTGCTGCCTTTTACCAACAACATCCCGCAGCGCGATGGCGGCACCCATATGGCGGGCTTCCGTGGCGCGCTGACCCGCACGATCAACAATTACGCCCAGACAAGCGGCATCGCCAAGAAAGAGAAGGTCAGCTTCACCGGCGACGACGCCCGCGAGGGGCTGACCTGTGTCCTGAGCGTCAAGGTGCCGGACCCGAAATTTTCCAGTCAAACCAAGGACAAGCTGGTCAGCTCCGAGGTGCGCCCGGCGGTTGAAGGGCTGATGAACGAGAAGCTGGCCGAATGGTTCGAGGAAAACCCGAACGAGGCCAAGATGATTGTCGGCAAGATCATCGAGGCCGCACTCGCCCGCGAAGCCGCCCGCAAGGCCCGCGAACTGACCCGCCGCAAGACGGCGATGGATGTGAATTACCTCGCTGGCAAGCTCAAGGACTGCTCGGAAAAGGACCCGTCCAAGACGGAGCTTTTCATCGTCGAGGGTGACAGCGCCGGCGGCTCCGCCCAGACCGGCCGCGACCGGGGCACGCAGGCAATCCTGCCGCTCAAGGGCAAGATCCTGAACGTGGAGCGCGCGCGGTTCGACCGGATGCTCAGCTCTCAGGAGATCGGCAATCTGGTCATGGCGCTTGGCACCGGCATCGGCCGGGACGAGTTCGATATCTCCAAACTGCGCTATCACAAGATCGTTCTGATGACCGATGCCGATGTCGACGGCGCGCATATTCGTACGCTGCTGCTGACCTTCTTCTATCGGCAGATGCCCGAGCTGATCGAGGGCGGGTATCTCTACATTGCGCAACCGCCGCTTTTCAAAGTGTCGCGGGGCAAGTCGGAGGTTTATCTCAAGGACCAGCCCGCGCTGGAGGATTACCTGATCGCGCAGGGCACCGAGGATGCGGTGCTGCGGCTTGGCAGTGGCGAAGAGATCATGGGCCAGGACCTTGTGCGTGTCGTGGAAGAGGCCCGCACCGCCAAGCGGATTCTGGAAGCGTTCCCAACGCATTACCCGCGTCACATTCTAGAGCAGGCGGCGATTGCCGAGGCCTTCGTGCCGGGGCGTGTGGACGCTGACCTTCAGGGCGTCGCGGATGCGATCGCGGCCCGGCTGGACCTGATCGCCGTCGAGTATGAGCGCGGCTGGCAGGGCCGCCCGACACAGGATCATGGCATTCGCCTGACCCGCGTGCTGCGCGGGGTGGAGGAGGTGCGCACGCTTGACGGCCCGGTGCTGCGTGGCGGCGAAGCGCGCAAGATCGCCACGATCACCGACAGCCTGCGCGAGGTCTACACCCGGCCTGCAACCCTGCACCGCAAGGATCGCTCGCAAATCATCAATGGCCCGCTCGACCTGCTCGATGCCATCCTTCAGGAGGGCGAGAAGGGCCTGGCCCTGCAACGCTACAAGGGGCTGGGCGAGATGAACCCCGACCAGCTTTGGGAGACGACGCTGGACCCCGAAGCGCGCACGCTGTTGCAGGTGAAGGTGGACGACGTGGCTGATGCCGACGATCTGTTTACCAAGCTGATGGGCGACGTGGTGGAGCCGCGCCGCGAGTTCATCCAGCAAAATGCGCTGAACGTCGAGAACCTCGATTTCTGA
- a CDS encoding DUF6782 family putative metallopeptidase: protein MSRTVFHARLFAIGLCLSMAASVMAETCIDAPGAPPQTDVQRGLSTLYENAMRALESFPSLRDTVSDRSPGLCYAERMDGAHGYLDVERNRIYITQDLPEEMQLGILLHEIRHLDQIALGACPSDHLAMEEYARATFALEADASAISLLVAWQLKEKGQPAVWSALSSWDSQSDIAARFKQEMATVGTTGAAVSAAFDQWYASDHRRAQYYLSICSAYLDRQDASKALPRYLVLSPAFFDELCTLPDGQRYLCSEPEHARP, encoded by the coding sequence TTGTCACGCACGGTCTTTCATGCGCGGCTTTTCGCGATCGGTCTCTGTCTGTCGATGGCCGCCTCGGTCATGGCGGAAACCTGCATCGATGCGCCCGGCGCCCCCCCGCAAACCGACGTGCAGCGCGGGCTGTCCACCCTTTATGAAAATGCGATGCGGGCGCTGGAAAGCTTTCCGTCGCTTCGGGACACCGTGTCGGACCGGTCCCCCGGCCTTTGCTATGCAGAGCGGATGGATGGGGCGCATGGTTATCTCGATGTCGAGCGCAACCGCATCTACATCACGCAAGACCTGCCGGAGGAGATGCAGCTGGGAATCCTTCTGCATGAAATCCGCCACCTGGATCAGATCGCGCTGGGGGCCTGCCCCTCTGATCACCTGGCGATGGAGGAATATGCCCGCGCCACCTTCGCGCTCGAAGCGGATGCAAGTGCGATCTCCCTTCTCGTTGCCTGGCAGCTGAAGGAAAAAGGCCAGCCCGCCGTCTGGTCGGCGCTATCCTCCTGGGACAGCCAGTCAGACATCGCGGCGCGTTTCAAGCAGGAGATGGCAACCGTTGGAACCACCGGCGCAGCCGTTTCAGCAGCCTTCGATCAGTGGTACGCCTCCGATCACCGGCGCGCGCAATACTACCTGTCGATCTGTAGCGCCTATCTCGACAGGCAGGACGCCAGCAAAGCCTTGCCGCGGTACCTCGTGCTCTCCCCTGCCTTTTTCGACGAACTGTGTACCCTGCCTGACGGTCAGCGCTACCTCTGCTCGGAACCGGAACATGCACGGCCCTGA